The Chitinophagales bacterium genomic sequence ATAGTAGACGACTATGGTATGACAGCTAAAAACAATATCATAGTAGATGATTATGGAATTATAGTAGATGACTATGGTATGACAGCTAAAAACAATATCATAGTAGATGATTATGGAATTATAGTAGATGACTATGGTATGACAGCTAAAAACAATATCATAGTAGATGATTATGGAATTATAGTAGATGACTATGGTATGACAGCTAAAAACAATATCATAGTAGATGATTATGGAATTATAGTAGACGACTATGGCATGACAGCTAAAAACAATATCATAGTAGATGATTATGGAATTATAGTAGACGACTATGGCATGACAGCTAAAAACAATATCATAGTAGATGATTATGGAATTATAGTAGACGACTATGGCATGACAGCTAAAAACAATATCATAGTAGATGATTATGGAATTATAGTAGACGACTATGGCATGACAGCTAAAAACAATATCATAGTAGATGATTATGGAATTATAGTAGATGACTATGGCATGACAGCTAAAAACAATATCATAGTAGATGATTATGGAATTATAGTAGATGACTATGGTACTAAAGCGTAAATAAAAAATAGACATCTAAAAAAGATGTCTATTTAAAAGGAGTTCTTATGTTTCCAGTTTAATTTGAGCTTTTAAGTTCCTATACTGGAAGAGTGTAATGTAAAGGTACACTAACAAACAAGAATAGCATAAACAGTTTACATGTTTTTGTGACATGTAAAATCAAACTTTAAAAATTTTAAATTATTGAAAATCAGTAATTTAATTTAAAATATCGTCAAAAAATGTGACATAAAATACCCTTTATTAGTTAGTAGTTTTTTTAAGCAACCTGCAATGGGTTGCTTTTTTTATGTCTTTTTTATCAATAACTGTTGATAAATCTTTTGTAAATTAGGCAAACAATAAAAAATTAAACACCTATGAGTTATTACTTTAATCAAGAACATGAGTCTTTCAGAAAAACTATTAGAGATTTTTTAGAAAAAGAAGCCATTCCTTATATTGATGAATGGGAAGCTAGTGGAAAAATAGATCGTGCTTTTTGGAAAAAATTTGGAGAAATGGGTTATTTCGGTCTATGCTATCCAGAAGAATTTGGCGGTAGCAATCTCGATTTCTTTTATAATGTAGTCATGCTCGAAGAAATTTCTAAAGTATTTTCTGGTGGTTTTACTATTACTGCTGCCGTTCAAGTATTTATGAGTACACCTTATGTGTTTCATCATGGTTCTACTTTTTTAAAAGAAAACTATTTAAAACCTGCAATTGCTGGAGAAAAAATTGCTTGTATTGGAATTACTGAACCTGGTGCTGGAAGCGATGCAGCAAATATTCAAACAAAAGCTATAAAAAATGGTGACCACTATATTGTCAGTGGTGCTAAAACATTTATTACCAATGGTGTATATGGCGATTTTGTAATTTTAGTTTGCAAAACAAATCCAGAAGCTGGTGCTGCTGGTGTTAGTTTACTCGTTGTAGATTTAAACAGCGAAGGCATTACAAAAAATAAACTTAAAAAGCTAGGTTGGCATGCTTCCGACACTGCAGAATTACATTTTGACGATGTAAAAGTGCCTACTAAAAATTTACTAGGTGAAGAAGGTAAAGGTTTTTATTATTTAATGGGTGGACTTCAGCTCGAAAGGTTGTCTGGTGCTATAATGGGTTATGCTTCTTGCGAGGCAGTAATTAATTATTCACTACAATATATGAGTGAAAGACAAGCTTTTGGTAGAAGTATCAATAAATTTCAAGTACTTAGACATAGAATTGCTCAG encodes the following:
- a CDS encoding acyl-CoA dehydrogenase family protein produces the protein MSYYFNQEHESFRKTIRDFLEKEAIPYIDEWEASGKIDRAFWKKFGEMGYFGLCYPEEFGGSNLDFFYNVVMLEEISKVFSGGFTITAAVQVFMSTPYVFHHGSTFLKENYLKPAIAGEKIACIGITEPGAGSDAANIQTKAIKNGDHYIVSGAKTFITNGVYGDFVILVCKTNPEAGAAGVSLLVVDLNSEGITKNKLKKLGWHASDTAELHFDDVKVPTKNLLGEEGKGFYYLMGGLQLERLSGAIMGYASCEAVINYSLQYMSERQAFGRSINKFQVLRHRIAQLVAEVECVKNYVLHTCKLNADNEYAVKESSIAKLLSTELADKCMYQCLQFFGGYGYMEEYKVARAFRDSRIGTIGGGTSEIMREILAKMIIDDKSYEKAVSNSTEENTKTALNSVADVFASLPNRFKQEKAAGKQMNFHFKFSNDNYTVAINDGQLNIDKGLNGEPNCIVETDDDTYLAIEQGALNPQEAFMTGKVKVSDIMQMMSFGSLFRKH